Proteins from one Gossypium raimondii isolate GPD5lz chromosome 8, ASM2569854v1, whole genome shotgun sequence genomic window:
- the LOC105791055 gene encoding calcium uptake protein, mitochondrial: MFSLPSLRKSSPLIKQVVANQRSNSVRPVFNQSKDSSSSFLSLLKKPSSAGGSTAAGDKNSGGDQLLRSVSTGVLIAGSTLGFCYFSRSSFDSNYWVSFADAPNGATWAPDSVADQFEHGIPDKKSKYLFGESYRRRVFFNYEKRIRLQSPPEKVFDYFASYRTPEGDVLMTPGDLMRALVPVFPPSGSNRVREGSLRGEWVKPGELHCPPSKFFMLFDTNNDGLISFPEYIFFVTLLSIPESSFSVAFKMFDLDHNGEIDREEFKKVMTLMRSQNKQAARHRDGLRLGLKVAEPVENGGLVEYFFGQDGKTCLKHDTFVQFLRDLHEEILKLEFSHYDYKVHGTISAKDFALSLVASADISDISKLLDRVDEIDKESHLKDVRITFEEFKSFAELRKKLQPFSLAIFSYGKVNGVLTKKDFQRAASKVCEVSLTDNVVDIIFHVFDTNRDGSLSSDEFVKVVQRRERDDSQPKAESKGLISCLLSCAAK; the protein is encoded by the exons ATGTTCTCTTTGCCATCTCTCAGGAAATCCTCACCATTAATCAAACAAGTGGTTGCTAATCAACGGTCGAATAGTGTTCGTCCGGTGTTTAACCAATCAAAGgactcttcttcttcatttttgaGCTTGTTGAAGAAACCTTCCTCTGCTGGTGGGTCCACTGCCGCCGGTGACAAAAACAGTGGGGGAGACCAACTGTTGAGATCAGTCTCTACTGGGGTTTTGATTGCTGGCTCTACTTTAGGCTTTTGCTACTTTTCTCGGTCTTCTTTTGATAGCAATTATTGGGTTTCTTTTGCGGATGCCCCTAATGGGGCAACATGGGCCCCTGATAGCGTTGCTGATCAGTTCGAACATGGGATTCCCGACAAGAAATCCAAGTATCTCTTTGGAG AATCATACAGGAGAAGAGTCTTCTTCAATTATGAGAAACGCATAAGGTTGCAAAGTCCCCCtgaaaag GTGTTCGATTACTTTGCATCGTATAGAACTCCGGAAGGAGATGTTCTTATGACACCGGGGGATTTGATGCGGGCACTGGTCCCTGTATTTCCTCCCTCGGGATCAAATCGTGTTCGAGAGGGTTCTCTGAGAGGGGAATGGGTAAAGCCTGGGGAGTTACATTGTCCCCCTTCCAAATTTTTCATGCTTTTTGATACCAACAATGATGGACTCATCTCTTTTCCAGA GTACATCTTCTTTGTTACACTTCTTAGCATCCCTGAATCAAGCTTCTCAGTTGCTTTTAAAATGTTCGACCTTGACCATAACGG AGAAATAGATAGGGAAGAATTCAAGAAAGTGATGACATTGATGCGATCGCAAAATAAGCAAGCGGCTCGCCACAGGGATGGACTGAGACTTGGCCTTAAAGTTGCAGAGCCTGTAGAAAATGGGGGCTTGGTAGAGTATTTCTTCGGACAAGATGGCAAGACTTGTCTAAAGCACGACACATTTGTCCAGTTTTTAAGAGATTTACATGAGGAA ATTTTGAAGTTGGAGTTTTCCCATTACGACTACAAGGTACATGGAACAATATCAGCTAAAGATTTCGCATTGTCGTTGGTGGCCTCTGCTGATATTAGCGACATAAGTAAGCTGCTGGATCGTGTTGATGAAATTGACAAGGAGTCACATCTTAAAGATGTGCGGATTACTTTTGAAGAATTCAAAAGTTTTGCTGAGCTACGAAAAAAGCTTCAACCGTTTTCGCTAGCGATTTTCAGTTATGGAAAAGTAAATGGGGTGTTAACCAAGAAGGATTTCCAAAGAGCTGCATCCAAA GTATGTGAAGTATCGTTAACTGATAACGTGGTAGACATAATATTCCATGTGTTCGATACAAATCGAGATGGGAGTTTAAGCTCAGATGAGTTTGTGAAAGTAGTACAGAGACGTGAACGGGACGACTCTCAGCCTAAAGCAGAGTCGAAGGGATTGATATCTTGCCTGCTAAGTTGTGCAGCAAAATGA